From one Lycium barbarum isolate Lr01 chromosome 6, ASM1917538v2, whole genome shotgun sequence genomic stretch:
- the LOC132645045 gene encoding uncharacterized protein LOC132645045 — protein sequence MARSRAKITFRVVIGILVLSLLYYVGRPLYWKISATVHDIRHNKQTVSGGFSQIVQAAQNSVGWFHDESDSGVRDGGVAAARRILLRKVS from the exons ATGGCAAGGAGCAGAGCAAAGATAACATTTAGAGTAGTGATAGGGATTTTGGTACTATCCCTACTTTACTACGTTGGGCGCCCTCTCTACTGGAAAATCTCCGCCACTGTTCATGATATTCGCCACAACAAACAAACCGTCTCCGGAG GATTTTCACAAATTGTTCAGGCAGCACAGAATTCAGTGGGCTGGTTCCACGATGAGTCCGATTCAGGAGTGCGTGACGGTGGCGTCGCGGCAGCAAGGAGGATCCTTCTTCGTAAGGTTTCATAA